In Methanomassiliicoccales archaeon, one DNA window encodes the following:
- a CDS encoding NifB/NifX family molybdenum-iron cluster-binding protein: MGKITTEKECRIAVCSSDGSLHGKVISMAKCTHFVIFKGSPADYEVVECKIEGPVNERGPDAARLATSLKVGTVITGSIGPKAFKILREAGIAVKAGCRGTVVEAIGECAAGLLKDCKGATYAGMIDL; the protein is encoded by the coding sequence ATGGGAAAAATAACGACAGAGAAGGAATGTCGCATAGCGGTATGCAGTTCCGATGGCAGCTTGCATGGGAAAGTGATATCAATGGCTAAGTGCACTCATTTTGTGATATTCAAAGGTAGCCCTGCGGACTATGAGGTGGTGGAGTGCAAGATAGAAGGACCAGTAAATGAGAGAGGCCCGGATGCAGCGCGATTAGCGACCAGCTTAAAGGTGGGGACGGTTATAACAGGTAGCATAGGCCCTAAAGCCTTCAAAATACTGCGGGAGGCGGGCATAGCGGTGAAGGCGGGTTGTCGAGGAACTGTGGTAGAGGCAATAGGGGAATGCGCCGCCGGCCTTCTGAAGGACTGCAAAGGTGCGACGTATGCGGGAATGATAGATCTTTGA
- a CDS encoding HAD-IC family P-type ATPase — translation MAKLFNKKRKESLGEEEGRAVEWHALTSEEVLERIGSQLDGLTQIEVENRRRKFGKNLLPTKKPPTIFEVFLRQFLSPLIYVLLAAGLVSVLIGDVKDAIFISVVLLINAIIGTFQEIKAERSAEQLQKLLQTTARVKREGREMLVKAEELVPGDIVLLESGSRVPADLRLISHQNLSVDESLLTGESLPVEKGIGALPKDTVLSDRRNMAFAGTTVSRGRGMGVVVQTGGRTEIGNIAKAVSMVDDAKPPLLIRLEKFSKQISYIILFAALGLGIVALLRGFQPLDVFFLAVALAVSAIPEGLPVAVTVAMAVRVTRMAKRNVLTRRLAAVESLGSCTCIASDKTGTLTVNRQTARLVCIGPGEHYFVSGEGYDGEGHVVHEDGSEISLEEKARLLRIAKSAVICNEGSLEKVEGRWVFAGDSVDVALLALGYKLGLDVSSLGRSLSIKGEIPFESEKRFAAKFYVDDGRTMVAVKGAVEAVTHFCSNMLCGGALQPLDEAKVRMEADYLSGNGYRVLAVAEGEIDPSTEFGEAQLKGLTFLGVIGMIDPPRPEVREAVAKCKSAGIKVIMITGDHPSTALAIAKELGIASSKEEVVTGKELAEIGTSDTSAYLERVKVSKVFARVTPMQKVEIVDALIRLGNFVAVTGDGVNDAPALRKANIGVAMGSGTDVAKDAASIIITDDNFASIVAGVEEGRYAYDNVRKVTYLLVSTGMAEITLFVLALFFGAVDDATGTLILPLLAVQLLWLNVVTNGIQHVTLAMEGGEPEAMQRPPRDPKEGIFDTLMKRQVAISAIFMGALAFLVYYYLGEYAGYSPFQATNMTLLFMVFLENVHVFNCRSERKSVFKVPFSRNYFLVLGVLGAQGVHILAMYTPVLQEVLRVEPVSLWEYVAMLLLALSLLAVMEVYKYWLRSNEAKAHRGKELT, via the coding sequence ATGGCCAAATTATTCAATAAGAAGCGCAAAGAAAGCTTGGGGGAGGAGGAGGGCAGAGCGGTAGAATGGCATGCCCTGACTTCGGAGGAGGTATTGGAGAGAATAGGCTCTCAACTCGATGGTCTCACCCAAATAGAGGTGGAAAACAGGCGCCGCAAGTTCGGTAAAAATCTGTTGCCCACGAAGAAGCCTCCTACAATTTTCGAGGTATTCTTGCGCCAATTCCTCAGTCCTTTGATTTATGTTCTCTTGGCTGCGGGCTTGGTCTCGGTTCTGATAGGCGACGTTAAGGATGCGATTTTCATCTCCGTCGTTCTCCTCATAAACGCTATCATCGGGACCTTCCAGGAGATTAAGGCGGAGAGGAGCGCTGAACAGCTTCAGAAGCTTTTGCAGACCACAGCTAGGGTCAAGAGAGAAGGCAGAGAAATGTTGGTCAAAGCCGAGGAACTCGTTCCTGGAGACATAGTTCTGCTTGAGTCGGGCTCGAGGGTCCCCGCAGATCTGAGGCTAATCTCTCACCAAAATCTCAGCGTGGACGAATCGTTGCTCACGGGAGAGTCTCTCCCTGTGGAGAAGGGAATCGGGGCCCTGCCTAAGGATACAGTACTCAGTGACAGAAGAAACATGGCCTTCGCTGGAACCACCGTCTCACGGGGTAGGGGGATGGGTGTGGTGGTCCAGACGGGCGGCAGAACAGAAATTGGGAACATCGCCAAGGCCGTAAGCATGGTGGACGATGCGAAGCCACCTTTACTGATCAGGCTGGAGAAGTTCTCCAAGCAAATCAGCTACATCATTCTCTTCGCTGCCTTGGGGTTAGGCATAGTGGCCCTTCTCAGAGGGTTCCAACCCCTTGACGTGTTCTTCCTTGCCGTGGCCCTGGCAGTATCCGCCATACCAGAGGGTTTACCAGTGGCTGTTACTGTGGCCATGGCTGTAAGGGTCACGCGTATGGCCAAGCGGAACGTGCTGACCCGAAGACTGGCTGCGGTGGAGAGCCTCGGTTCATGCACTTGCATCGCCAGTGATAAGACCGGCACCCTGACAGTGAATAGGCAAACTGCAAGGTTGGTTTGCATCGGGCCAGGCGAGCATTATTTTGTCTCGGGAGAAGGATATGATGGGGAGGGGCATGTCGTTCATGAGGATGGCAGTGAGATCTCATTGGAGGAAAAGGCAAGACTGCTGCGAATAGCCAAGTCAGCAGTGATATGCAATGAAGGCTCGTTGGAAAAGGTGGAGGGCAGATGGGTCTTCGCTGGCGACTCGGTAGACGTGGCCCTCTTGGCTTTGGGATATAAGCTGGGGCTGGATGTCTCTTCCTTAGGCCGTTCCCTGTCGATAAAAGGCGAGATACCTTTTGAGTCAGAGAAAAGGTTCGCAGCCAAATTTTATGTTGATGATGGTAGGACAATGGTGGCGGTGAAGGGGGCAGTGGAGGCTGTGACTCATTTCTGTAGCAACATGCTCTGCGGAGGTGCGTTACAACCTCTTGATGAGGCCAAAGTCAGAATGGAGGCAGATTATCTTTCGGGGAATGGATATCGCGTCCTAGCCGTGGCCGAGGGAGAGATCGACCCATCCACAGAATTTGGAGAGGCACAGCTCAAAGGCCTAACCTTCCTAGGGGTGATAGGGATGATAGACCCTCCTCGGCCTGAGGTGAGAGAGGCGGTGGCAAAGTGCAAATCGGCAGGCATCAAGGTGATCATGATCACAGGAGATCACCCCTCTACCGCCCTGGCCATCGCTAAGGAGTTAGGGATAGCGTCAAGCAAAGAGGAAGTGGTCACAGGAAAAGAGCTGGCAGAAATCGGTACTTCTGATACCTCCGCCTATCTGGAGAGAGTTAAGGTTTCTAAGGTCTTCGCCCGTGTGACTCCCATGCAGAAGGTGGAGATAGTGGATGCGCTGATCCGACTAGGTAACTTTGTAGCCGTTACAGGTGATGGCGTCAACGACGCTCCCGCCCTGCGAAAGGCGAATATCGGCGTTGCCATGGGTTCTGGGACCGATGTGGCCAAGGATGCCGCTTCTATAATCATAACTGATGATAACTTTGCTTCCATAGTGGCGGGGGTGGAGGAGGGTAGGTACGCATATGACAATGTGCGCAAGGTCACCTACCTCCTTGTCTCCACTGGCATGGCTGAAATAACGCTATTCGTCCTAGCCTTGTTCTTTGGCGCGGTGGATGACGCTACGGGAACGCTGATACTACCGCTACTTGCGGTCCAATTGTTGTGGTTGAACGTAGTCACGAATGGGATACAGCACGTTACCCTGGCGATGGAAGGGGGAGAGCCGGAAGCGATGCAGAGACCTCCTAGGGATCCGAAGGAGGGGATATTCGATACCTTGATGAAAAGGCAGGTGGCCATCAGCGCGATCTTCATGGGAGCGTTGGCCTTCTTGGTATATTATTATCTTGGCGAGTACGCTGGCTATTCGCCTTTCCAAGCCACCAACATGACCTTACTATTCATGGTATTCTTGGAGAATGTTCATGTGTTCAATTGCCGCTCTGAACGAAAATCAGTGTTCAAGGTCCCTTTCAGCCGAAATTACTTCCTTGTTTTAGGCGTCTTGGGTGCACAAGGCGTGCATATCCTGGCCATGTATACGCCTGTGCTGCAAGAGGTACTAAGGGTAGAACCAGTGTCTCTATGGGAATACGTCGCCATGCTCCTTTTGGCCCTGTCTTTGCTAGCAGTCATGGAAGTCTATAAGTACTGGCTTCGCAGCAATGAAGCTAAAGCTCATAGGGGGAAGGAGCTCACATGA
- a CDS encoding DNA polymerase domain-containing protein: MSESYDVRLITATYKRPSESELVIEMFGKTREGQSITIRYSGFLPYFHIFGASEELVEGLRRDKDVVKVEWIDLFHKGQVRRSAQVTVRYPGLVPEFRERIKGRFEVLAADIPFHRRFIFDHDMGACIRVRGTRVKSEKYTTDIVLDMGKKEGGPDFENIDAFSPSLKILAFDVENSITDGQLYTICYAVKEGEELRLGEAIWGEEKEIIERFCQIIQKEDPDVITGYNIDGYDIPLIIERAKKLGIKSLPWGRDFSEPRQVYRSFWRLNGRLVADAWWAVKTDLKPKQETLNAVAKMLLGENKIITDFGMSVGSDYDPRKIDKQWQADRGHVIAHCTKDAELSLRVLEKIGTIRRTMDMATVTKLPLDDVLNIGSSFLIDSVLIRAADRAVPRVGVPMTGSFDEEEAIEGGYVHEIKAGLYHWVCVLDFKSMYPSLIIAKNICFTTMHPEGEIVSPTGVRFLSKRQRPGLLPEILQNLMRERDETKRKMHEAKTPEEYRYYDGLQQAIKVLMNAFYGVFASSFYRFTDRAIGSSITAFARETTKGIIKELEAEGHEVIYSDTDSIFVKSPEPNLDGAVRFGKSLAERYSREGGQLEFEKVLDPLFSHGKKKRYVARVVWPRRQEELLIRGYETRRTDSFDLQTELLMEVFEQILNEKPEEAVRIARKRISDTLEGKVPIEKLVISRGVKAFHEYKDPDRLAHVQAAKKLIALGYEFVPGMKVSWIVTNSKRVPQEVQPYISGIPFQGTPDYRYYAERLAQSVARATENFGWTEKDLLMGSQQVDLFSGAFSSDASGKEDTSTKCEEKKRGTKETGRKVSLQDFM; this comes from the coding sequence ATGTCAGAGAGCTACGACGTGAGACTCATCACCGCCACCTACAAAAGGCCTAGCGAAAGCGAGCTAGTCATCGAGATGTTCGGTAAGACGCGCGAGGGCCAATCCATAACCATCCGCTACTCTGGCTTCCTTCCCTATTTTCACATTTTCGGCGCCAGCGAAGAACTGGTGGAGGGGCTACGCCGAGATAAGGATGTGGTCAAGGTAGAATGGATCGATCTGTTCCATAAAGGGCAGGTGCGCAGGAGCGCTCAAGTTACGGTGCGCTATCCAGGTCTGGTTCCGGAGTTTAGAGAGAGAATAAAGGGACGCTTCGAGGTCCTGGCCGCGGACATCCCTTTCCATCGCCGCTTTATTTTCGATCACGATATGGGCGCGTGCATCCGGGTGCGGGGAACACGGGTGAAGAGCGAGAAGTACACTACAGATATTGTCCTGGATATGGGGAAGAAGGAAGGAGGTCCAGACTTCGAGAACATAGATGCGTTCAGCCCTTCATTGAAGATCTTAGCCTTCGACGTTGAGAACTCCATTACGGATGGTCAGCTGTATACTATTTGCTACGCCGTGAAAGAGGGGGAGGAGCTACGCTTGGGGGAAGCCATCTGGGGGGAAGAGAAAGAGATAATCGAGCGCTTCTGTCAGATCATACAAAAGGAGGACCCCGATGTCATAACTGGATATAACATCGATGGCTATGATATACCTCTCATCATAGAAAGGGCCAAGAAATTGGGCATAAAGTCCCTTCCATGGGGTAGAGATTTTTCTGAGCCAAGACAGGTTTACAGGAGCTTCTGGCGTCTCAATGGCCGACTGGTGGCGGACGCGTGGTGGGCGGTCAAGACCGACCTTAAGCCTAAGCAGGAGACCCTGAACGCTGTGGCCAAGATGCTGTTAGGTGAGAATAAGATAATAACGGATTTCGGTATGAGCGTTGGCTCAGACTATGACCCCCGTAAGATAGACAAACAATGGCAAGCTGATCGCGGGCATGTTATAGCTCATTGCACCAAGGACGCAGAGCTCTCCTTGCGCGTGCTTGAGAAGATAGGAACGATAAGGCGCACCATGGACATGGCTACAGTCACCAAGCTGCCCTTGGACGATGTTCTGAATATCGGATCGTCATTCCTTATAGACTCGGTCCTTATCCGCGCCGCGGATAGGGCGGTTCCGAGGGTGGGTGTGCCCATGACCGGCTCCTTCGACGAGGAGGAGGCCATAGAAGGTGGGTATGTGCATGAAATCAAGGCAGGGTTGTATCACTGGGTTTGCGTTTTAGACTTTAAATCCATGTACCCCTCCCTAATCATAGCCAAGAACATATGCTTCACCACAATGCATCCCGAAGGGGAGATAGTCTCGCCCACTGGAGTCAGATTCCTTTCCAAACGCCAGCGACCAGGGCTATTACCTGAGATTCTGCAAAATTTGATGAGGGAGAGGGACGAGACCAAGCGTAAAATGCATGAGGCCAAGACGCCTGAAGAATATCGATATTATGATGGTCTGCAGCAGGCCATCAAGGTCCTGATGAACGCTTTCTATGGCGTCTTCGCTTCCTCTTTCTATCGCTTCACGGATCGAGCCATAGGGTCTAGCATCACCGCTTTCGCCAGGGAGACAACTAAGGGTATAATCAAGGAGCTAGAGGCAGAGGGGCACGAAGTCATCTATTCAGACACAGACTCCATCTTCGTCAAGAGCCCTGAGCCTAATTTGGACGGAGCGGTTAGGTTCGGGAAATCGCTGGCGGAACGGTATTCGCGAGAGGGTGGCCAACTTGAGTTCGAGAAGGTGCTGGATCCCCTTTTCTCCCATGGGAAGAAAAAGCGATATGTAGCAAGGGTGGTCTGGCCTCGAAGACAAGAAGAGTTGTTGATTCGAGGCTATGAGACCAGGCGCACAGATTCCTTCGACCTCCAAACCGAGCTTCTAATGGAAGTCTTCGAGCAGATTCTTAATGAAAAGCCAGAGGAAGCAGTGAGGATTGCGAGGAAGCGCATTTCGGATACCTTAGAGGGAAAGGTCCCTATCGAAAAGCTGGTGATATCGAGAGGCGTCAAAGCGTTTCACGAGTATAAAGACCCTGACCGCCTGGCTCATGTCCAAGCTGCAAAGAAGCTTATAGCACTGGGATATGAGTTTGTTCCAGGGATGAAGGTCTCTTGGATCGTCACCAACTCCAAGCGCGTCCCGCAGGAGGTCCAGCCCTACATTTCCGGCATACCATTCCAGGGCACTCCGGATTATAGATATTATGCTGAGCGCCTGGCCCAGAGCGTGGCCCGCGCCACTGAGAACTTTGGATGGACAGAAAAGGATCTGCTCATGGGCTCGCAGCAGGTGGACCTCTTCAGTGGTGCCTTCTCCAGTGATGCGTCAGGTAAAGAAGATACGAGCACCAAATGCGAAGAAAAAAAGAGGGGAACAAAGGAGACGGGAAGGAAGGTCAGCCTCCAGGATTTCATGTGA
- a CDS encoding redox-regulated ATPase YchF, with protein MLIGIVGKPNVGKSTFFSAATLAPAEIASYPFTTIKPNKGVAYIRARCPHLDLGESCNPRNSACENGVRLIPVELLDVAGLVPDAWQGKGLGNQFLDDLRQADALIHVVDASGSTDAEGSPVPAHSHDPLMDVRFLEKEIDHWIKGILEKGWEKAARQAHLEGGKIEEVIHNRLTGLGISLAQIHASVREAALPESVISWKGEELMRLSSALRKHSKPLMLSLNKADVAEDAMLERLRRIEGYISIPTCAQSELALRKAAKAGVIRYMPGDEGFQIIDAGRLTPPQMKGLEYIQTHVMSRFKGTGVQQCLENAAFNMLGLIPVYPVEDEHKWTDKQGNVLPDAYLVRKGSTARDLAYKIHTDLGENFIRAINCRTQRVVGQDYLLQAGDVITIVTKK; from the coding sequence ATGCTGATAGGCATAGTTGGAAAGCCCAATGTAGGCAAATCAACCTTCTTCTCCGCCGCAACCTTGGCGCCGGCAGAGATTGCTAGCTATCCTTTCACCACTATCAAGCCCAATAAGGGAGTGGCATACATCCGGGCTCGCTGCCCTCATCTAGACCTAGGAGAGAGCTGCAACCCTCGCAACTCCGCATGCGAAAATGGTGTTCGGTTGATCCCCGTGGAGCTTCTAGATGTTGCTGGTCTGGTACCAGATGCGTGGCAAGGGAAAGGATTGGGTAATCAATTCCTTGACGACTTGCGGCAGGCTGATGCCCTAATTCATGTGGTTGACGCCTCAGGCTCCACCGATGCTGAAGGCTCACCTGTCCCGGCACATTCTCACGATCCGCTGATGGACGTGCGCTTTCTGGAGAAGGAGATAGATCATTGGATCAAAGGGATTTTGGAGAAGGGCTGGGAAAAGGCTGCTCGACAGGCTCATCTTGAAGGGGGCAAAATAGAAGAAGTTATACACAATAGGCTTACAGGACTGGGAATATCTTTGGCACAGATACATGCATCCGTGCGCGAGGCAGCCCTTCCGGAGAGTGTAATATCTTGGAAGGGAGAGGAGCTCATGCGTCTTTCCTCGGCCCTGCGTAAGCACTCCAAACCCTTGATGCTTTCTCTCAATAAAGCTGACGTGGCCGAAGATGCGATGCTGGAGCGACTTCGTAGGATCGAGGGCTATATCTCCATACCCACCTGTGCTCAGTCAGAGCTAGCATTGAGAAAGGCAGCGAAAGCGGGAGTGATCCGCTATATGCCGGGGGATGAAGGATTCCAGATAATAGATGCAGGGAGGCTGACTCCGCCGCAAATGAAAGGGCTAGAGTACATACAAACGCATGTTATGAGCCGCTTTAAAGGCACTGGAGTCCAGCAATGTCTAGAGAATGCAGCCTTCAACATGCTAGGACTAATACCAGTGTACCCCGTGGAGGATGAGCACAAATGGACTGACAAGCAGGGAAATGTGCTTCCAGATGCCTATCTGGTACGAAAGGGGTCCACCGCGAGGGACCTGGCATATAAAATTCATACCGACCTGGGAGAGAATTTCATACGCGCCATAAATTGCCGCACCCAACGCGTGGTGGGACAGGATTACCTGCTGCAAGCGGGTGATGTGATAACCATAGTCACGAAGAAGTAA
- a CDS encoding DUF6141 family protein — protein sequence MSEILEEGVIFREVQRLRQPWVLAIVFGITLMAWAMAFSQLVLGVPLGNNPATDWQMVVILMLVGVLFPAFILSLELSVEVRRDGLFLRYRPFHRKYIDLKLNTVVSVQAMTYRPLRDFGGWGIRYGRGGTAYSMSGNEGVQLTYPKNRHIMIGSLRAQELEMAIRSVMRK from the coding sequence ATGAGCGAAATCCTCGAAGAGGGGGTGATTTTCCGCGAAGTACAGCGGCTACGGCAGCCATGGGTGTTGGCCATTGTCTTCGGGATCACCTTAATGGCCTGGGCCATGGCCTTCAGCCAGCTCGTCCTGGGCGTCCCCCTGGGCAACAATCCTGCCACAGACTGGCAGATGGTCGTGATCCTAATGCTGGTGGGGGTGCTGTTCCCTGCCTTCATCCTATCGTTGGAACTTAGCGTAGAAGTGCGCAGGGACGGCCTCTTCCTTCGCTACCGACCCTTCCATCGCAAGTATATCGACCTGAAGCTTAACACCGTGGTCAGCGTCCAGGCCATGACCTATCGCCCCTTGAGGGACTTTGGAGGTTGGGGGATCAGATATGGGCGCGGGGGCACCGCCTACAGCATGAGCGGTAACGAGGGAGTACAGCTCACCTATCCCAAGAACAGGCACATAATGATCGGGTCGCTGAGGGCCCAGGAACTGGAGATGGCGATAAGAAGCGTGATGAGGAAATGA
- a CDS encoding DUF1634 domain-containing protein, with product MIARAQADHMLRNALRLTLRVGMCMSIALLVLGIVMYLSFDGEPGATLGLFQAFEAALAGKAIGFLSLGLLTLIATPLAGVIVALGVFLRNHDWRFAAVALAWLGVVALAIFVKVLT from the coding sequence ATGATTGCCAGGGCCCAAGCAGATCATATGCTCAGGAATGCCCTAAGACTCACCCTGAGGGTTGGCATGTGCATGAGCATTGCGCTGCTAGTTTTGGGAATCGTTATGTACCTGTCATTCGACGGTGAGCCAGGGGCAACCCTAGGACTCTTTCAGGCTTTCGAGGCCGCTTTGGCCGGCAAGGCCATAGGATTTCTTTCCTTGGGCCTCCTGACATTGATAGCCACCCCCTTGGCCGGGGTGATCGTGGCCTTGGGGGTGTTCCTGCGAAATCATGACTGGAGATTCGCGGCTGTCGCCTTGGCTTGGCTAGGAGTGGTGGCACTAGCCATATTCGTGAAGGTGCTGACATGA
- a CDS encoding sulfite exporter TauE/SafE family protein, with protein sequence MEPLTALGIILFASLAGLIGSLLGLGGGIIIVPVLALVFRYSMQQAIGTSLMAVIATSIGSSSKYVGQGLSNVRLGLVLSTVTSLGSLIGALFAVYMDQRLLAAVFAWVLLYTAFSMTREKSEEAVCASYDCGVLDLSCAYKEGDRDVEYATRNLGKGMLGSLTGGVQSGMLGVGGGVINVPVMRLWMGVPLRAACATSNYMIGLTALAGAIVYYQFGLIQALLAAVVAIGVFLGAVAGSRLSCRVQGRTLKLVFSVVLVSVAALMALKALGVMP encoded by the coding sequence ATGGAGCCGCTGACGGCTCTAGGGATCATCCTCTTCGCTTCCTTGGCGGGTTTAATAGGATCCCTCTTGGGTTTGGGAGGCGGCATAATAATCGTGCCAGTGTTAGCGCTGGTTTTCAGATATTCTATGCAGCAGGCCATAGGGACAAGTCTCATGGCTGTGATAGCCACATCGATAGGTTCATCCTCGAAGTATGTAGGGCAAGGACTCAGCAATGTTCGGCTGGGATTAGTCCTAAGCACAGTAACTTCCTTAGGAAGTTTGATAGGTGCACTCTTTGCGGTATACATGGATCAACGTTTGCTGGCAGCCGTTTTCGCGTGGGTCCTTCTTTACACCGCTTTCTCCATGACCCGAGAAAAGAGCGAAGAAGCGGTCTGCGCCTCCTATGATTGTGGGGTTTTGGATTTGTCCTGCGCCTACAAAGAAGGGGACCGTGATGTTGAATATGCAACACGAAATTTGGGCAAGGGAATGCTGGGATCGCTCACGGGAGGGGTACAATCCGGTATGTTGGGCGTAGGGGGAGGGGTTATTAATGTACCAGTCATGAGGCTGTGGATGGGAGTGCCCTTGAGGGCAGCTTGCGCCACCTCTAATTACATGATAGGCCTCACTGCCCTGGCAGGGGCCATCGTCTACTATCAGTTCGGGCTCATCCAGGCGCTTCTTGCCGCAGTGGTGGCCATCGGCGTTTTCCTAGGCGCAGTGGCGGGGTCTAGGCTCTCTTGCCGTGTCCAAGGGAGGACCCTAAAGCTGGTCTTCTCCGTCGTCCTTGTTTCTGTGGCGGCGCTCATGGCGCTAAAGGCCCTGGGGGTGATGCCATGA
- a CDS encoding THUMP domain-containing protein — translation MRYAEIGLKSQSVRRRFESLLVDNILNALAAAGLEGLVLREHGRIFVETADLERAAKALSRVFGIASISLAERCSSDMEEMKSVIASFSQPFLHQGQSFAVRARRTGDHPFTSMDMARELGSAIYLANQWKEVGVNLDSPDVEFFVEARDNKAYIFTSYIPGPGGLPLGSQGKVLAVIAGERDALAAWLLMKRGCKVVAMGEENDPGINLLRKWDSGMKIMTNDDIEEAAKRHRAMAIVFGYTLNEFEKIKSVDARVPAFFPLVGMDEKEIEKRLERIKA, via the coding sequence GTGCGTTATGCGGAGATCGGGCTCAAGAGCCAAAGCGTGCGCAGACGCTTCGAATCTTTGTTGGTGGATAATATTTTAAACGCACTGGCAGCCGCGGGCCTGGAGGGCTTGGTGCTGAGAGAGCATGGTCGCATATTCGTAGAGACAGCTGATTTGGAAAGGGCGGCAAAAGCGCTTTCACGAGTTTTCGGTATCGCTTCGATTTCATTGGCAGAGCGCTGCTCTAGCGATATGGAGGAGATGAAAAGCGTTATCGCCTCATTCTCCCAGCCTTTTCTCCATCAGGGTCAGAGCTTCGCTGTTCGAGCTCGACGTACAGGGGACCACCCCTTCACCTCTATGGATATGGCCAGGGAGTTAGGCTCAGCCATATATTTGGCCAATCAGTGGAAGGAGGTGGGCGTTAACCTCGACTCCCCAGATGTGGAGTTCTTCGTCGAGGCTCGAGACAATAAGGCCTACATCTTCACGTCTTACATTCCTGGACCTGGAGGGCTTCCCCTTGGTAGCCAAGGAAAGGTGCTGGCAGTAATAGCAGGAGAGCGTGATGCCTTAGCTGCCTGGCTGTTGATGAAGCGGGGATGTAAGGTGGTGGCAATGGGAGAGGAGAACGACCCAGGGATTAATCTCCTCAGGAAATGGGATTCAGGGATGAAGATAATGACAAATGATGACATAGAAGAAGCAGCTAAACGCCACAGGGCCATGGCGATTGTCTTTGGCTACACTCTCAACGAATTCGAAAAAATTAAATCCGTGGATGCAAGAGTGCCAGCCTTCTTCCCCTTGGTAGGCATGGATGAAAAGGAGATAGAGAAAAGATTGGAGCGCATTAAGGCTTGA
- a CDS encoding 50S ribosomal protein L15e, with the protein MSEQKQQASPADDEATQGPSGKGLYHYIEDAWKNPDKTYVGELLWERLIQWRKEENFCRVERPTRLDRARKLGYKAKPGIIIVRGHVRRGSLQKRKIRRGRRAKRKGMNKITMEKSLQRICEERAAKRYPNLEVLNSYWVGDDGKNVWYEVIMIDKHHPAIRNDPVYAWIAEPQHKGRVYRGLTSAGKRGRGLMNKGKGAERVRPSIRANERKGK; encoded by the coding sequence ATGTCCGAGCAAAAGCAGCAAGCGAGCCCTGCAGATGACGAGGCCACACAAGGCCCATCTGGCAAGGGATTGTATCATTATATTGAGGATGCCTGGAAGAATCCCGATAAGACCTATGTGGGTGAGCTTCTGTGGGAAAGACTCATCCAATGGCGGAAAGAGGAGAACTTTTGCCGCGTAGAAAGGCCCACCCGTCTGGATCGGGCACGAAAACTCGGATATAAGGCTAAGCCAGGCATAATAATAGTTCGTGGCCATGTGCGCCGCGGTTCCCTGCAGAAGCGCAAGATACGCCGTGGACGACGCGCCAAGCGCAAAGGTATGAATAAGATAACCATGGAGAAGAGCTTACAGAGAATCTGCGAGGAAAGGGCCGCCAAGCGCTACCCCAACTTGGAAGTGCTCAACTCGTATTGGGTAGGCGATGACGGGAAGAATGTTTGGTACGAGGTCATAATGATTGACAAGCACCATCCCGCCATTAGGAATGATCCCGTGTACGCATGGATCGCCGAGCCTCAGCACAAGGGCAGGGTGTACCGCGGGCTCACGAGCGCGGGCAAGCGCGGCCGGGGTCTCATGAACAAAGGAAAAGGGGCTGAGCGTGTAAGGCCCTCTATCAGGGCGAACGAGCGCAAGGGCAAGTAA